In a single window of the Raphanus sativus cultivar WK10039 chromosome 9, ASM80110v3, whole genome shotgun sequence genome:
- the LOC108825015 gene encoding uncharacterized protein LOC108825015 has product MEVFFERNNVILFSMELDPSDTVIEMKQKIEKSTGIAVRDQTIFFKGKLLHTDRDSNTLKQCKIVKKSRVELYFPRSRYNIILMLRRMRQSQAPSPSTSVKEVVNIEGSPEKNQDSNVMDKSNDDQVLHEEDHETRMKDRSHRVCC; this is encoded by the coding sequence ATGGAGGTTTTCTTCGAGCGCAATAACGTCATTCTATTCTCCATGGAATTAGATCCCTCGGATACAGTTATTGAGATGAAACAAAAGATCGAAAAGTCCACAGGCATCGCTGTTCGCGACCAAACCATTTTCTTCAAAGGCAAGCTTTTACATACAGATCGAGACTCTAACACTCTCAAGCAATGCAAGATCGTCAAAAAATCTCGTGTCGAGTTATACTTCCCCCGTTCACGTTACAACATCATTCTAATGCTTCGGCGAATGCGGCAATCTCAAGCTCCGTCTCCGTCAACGTCGGTAAAAGAGGTCGTTAACATTGAAGGTTCGCCTGAAAAGAATCAAGATTCGAACGTGATGGACAAGAGCAACGACGATCAAGTGCTTCATGAAGAAGATCATGAGACAAGAATGAAAGATCGTTCTCACAGAGTTTGTTGCTAG